The Drosophila nasuta strain 15112-1781.00 chromosome 2R, ASM2355853v1, whole genome shotgun sequence genome segment AGCCAACTTGGCTTACACTCCAGCTCTAATGGGCAACGCAGTGCTGTGGAAGCCATCGGATTCAGCATTGCTGTCCAACTGGTATGTGTTCCAGGCAATGCGTGAGGCAGGTGTGTCCGATGGCGTGGTGAACTTTGTACCTGCCAGGCCAACAACATTCTCCAAAGTGGTGACGCGCAGCTCCAAGCTGGCAGGGATTCACTTCACGGGCACATCGAGTGTGCTGAAGATACTGTGGCGCATGGTTGCCGATAAGATAGACATCTATGATCATTACCCACGTCTCGCCTGCGAATGTGGTGGCAAAAACTTTCACTTTGTGCACACCTCCGCCGATCCCAATGATGTCATCGCATGCACCATTCGAGCAGCCTTTGAGTATGCTGGACAGAAGTGCTCCTCCTGCTCCATGTTGTACGTGCCCAAGTCGATGTGGGAGTCGCGCATTAAGCAGCCACTGCTACACATCACACAACAGCTGTTTGTAAGCGAAGCAACCTATTGTGATTGCTTCTTCTCGGCTGTGATCAATCAGGCTGCCTTCGATCGCATCTTCACCTACCTCAGGTACATACACAACGATCCCAAGTGTGAACTGCTCATCGGAGGCAGGGGCAGCAAGACCAAAGGCTATTACATAGATCCCACAATTGTGCAGGTGCATGACCTGGACAATTTCCTCTGCAAGGATGAGCTAATGGCCCCCATactctgtgtgtatgtctaCGAGGACAACCAAGTGGAACAGACCATGGAGAAGGTGGCGCAGATCAATCATGGTCTCACTGCTTCGGTATTTGCCACAGACAGCAAGTTCATCAAGCAGGCCTGCGATGCCTTCAGATGCAATGTGGGCACCTTGAACATCAACGACAAGTGCACCGGCTCCAAGGTGGGTCAGCAGCCATTTGGCGGCGGCGCCATCTCTGGGACCAATGAGAAGATGGGTAGTCCACAGTATTTGTTGCGCTGGACATCGCCGCAAATTTTAAAGGAATCCCTCGTGCCGCATACGAATATTTACTATCCTTACATGGAGTTAGGCTCGAATGAGTTGAAGAGAGCCACGCTCGAGTCACGAGAGACATCTACGAAAGTTGAGCattaaattctttataatAACTGATGTggtttcaaaattaaaagtgtttAAAGTATATTAGTTTGTGTTGATTTCGTGAGTTAATAAGCTTAGAGGAGAAGGATATAGTAGAAGTACAAATTGAAGAGGTTTTTTAATGTctacgtatacttgatattctGCTGTTTATTCTTCGGGCTGTctgttcatttatttaagcATCTACAACTCAAAAAGAGATCTTTTGGTGACTTGGTGACAATTGTTCTTAAGACTATAAGCCTATTAAAAGTTCTTCAGTTCTTAGTTTTTAGATATCGGGACCTGAATATATGTTagtactgaaatatttttttaatattcgtatttgactttttgtttatttcaaatttttgcttcTCGACTTTAGTTGTCAAAAGTTGTCgtaaaattacttttaaataattcgaAATAAATATCTACTTTTGCTCTTGCCAAATGTTGAACAACATGAAATGTTTGGCTGGCGCTTTGTTCAGcgcaaaattcaattaacgATCATTTGTCTGCTGCTTCTCCTCTGCTTCAGTTTCATGCCCAGCGAtgccaacaaaatgcaaaagcaatcACATACTTTACCACACAATGAGGCAAGCAATATCAAGAATAGAATAGATGTGCATCGTCTTTATAACGCTTATCGGGATCGTGTCAAGGAAGTGGGCGATGAAGCCAAACATGCTGGGGGTTTAATAGCTGAGCACACAGCGGTGGCGGAGGAGGATAATGGGGATTCCATAGTACCGAAAAGTCTCAAGACTGATGTGGGCAGTGGAGTTAAATCCTCGTTAATAGAGAAGGACTTGACAGCAAAAAGACCACAATTAATCACAtcgccagttgccagtttagAGCAAGTCGACCAGTCTCAGATAGAGGAACTCAAATGTGTGCCCAAGCAAAAGCCCAAGGATTTAGAAGTTAAACCAGTAGACAAGGAGCACAGCGAACCTGAAGTGAAAGGCATGGTTATACTTAAAATGGATTTGCCCAGCAAAGACAAATCAGAGTTGAGTAAAACTAATAAAGAGGAACAAAATGCCGCCGAGCGTCGCATTGCCGAGTTGAATCGCGTCTACAAGGAGTTTGTTAGCGCTTGGAAGAAACCCAATTCAGATCCGAAAAGAACCAATTTCTTCAGCAACAAACCCATTAGATTAAGTGCCTTGAACGAGCTGATGAATGTGGTGGAGAATCTAAAGCAACCTCACACAATGGATGACTTTGTCAAAGCCATCGATGATGAGATGAATCGCGAAAGGGAAGGATTAATATCAAACGACAAGCTTAATAGCAAGGTTGACAATATCAAGAGAATGTCGAGGAATATACTAGCTAGAGAGATCTCCAAAGATGTGAAGACTGGCGGTCTTTATGAGCAATACAAGACCAAGCTCAACGAGATACTAAAGGCGCCAGCAAAGTCGCTACCCAAAGAGTTATCCTCATGCCACTGCGATGCCAAGAAGTCACCCACTTTGGCTGTGGATAgtacaacaaatacacaatCCCAGTGTCATTGTGACGCCTCTCGTTTTGCCTTAGCTGCTGATCCTGCAAAGCTGACGCAATGTCAGTGCGAGGAAATGAAAAACTCCGCCAGCTTGACGGGCACAGTGGATGGGAAGTCGGACAAGGGCAATGATTACTTTCAGGCACTCGAGGCTTGCATGCAGCTGAACAAGCAGAAGAAGATTGCGAATGGAGGACCCAAGCCTTACTATATAAACAATTCAAAGCAGCGACAGATGGTGTGGAACGATATTCCCTTGGTATCCAAGCAGAAAGTGGCCCAAAAGGAGCCTATTAACAATTCCGACAATCGCCAGACCAATGTGAAGACCAAGTCGAAAAGTGAGAAGACAAATGCAGCAACTTTAAATAAGAATcaaaagcagctgctgcacttgCTTAAGGTGTTGCAAGCGAAGCATCAAGCGGTGCACAAACGTGGCTTGGAGGCGACTGGCATTGGATTTCCTCAGGTGCTCGTTAATCAGCCAGCACAACAACCTCCTCAGCAGTTGGGAAATCGGATGATTGACAACATGGCCAAGCAGCTGAATGTGTTGCCCTTGGAGATGGCTCAACGTATTGCCACCTCCAGTGGCTCCAGCTCGCAGTTATATCCGCTGCCAAGCAACTCGGGTAAGTTAGTCAAGATTTAAGCAAACTACTAAGCTTACGCGACTTTTTAAAAAGCAAGCCAGACCATCGGATATCAAACTCCAAACAAGATTACGCCggaagtgcagcagcagcaacagccaccaGCAAATGTAGCTCCCATGCTGGAGAAGATTCTAACTCGCCTACAAACCATGCAGGACACTAACTTTAATCGCGCGGTGGAAATGTGGGCTGCTGATCGCTTGCCCTGCTGCTTTGCCGAACCTGCTGACGGTTAGCCAAAAACCATCGATGAGGTTTGAGTCCGCTAATCCGCTAAACACTTGCACTTCCTACTCTCTTCTGAAACAGGTGCTCCCTGTGAATTAACAGGCTCCTGGGAGTCGCTGCTGCTCGGCGTGCGCATCAACATTGTAGACGAACATCGTGTGATCAATCAGGCACCCAAACCCATCTGTGCCCAGCCTCGAGTGCGGCGTCAGTGCGTCAAATTGACACCATCGCAAATACGAGAACGCTTCAAGGAAGGTGAACTAAAGGCACTCAATATTACCATAGAGGAAACACTGCCTCCTCGTCCACATGAGCTGATTGAGAATATTTCCGACTGGATTTTCACTGGACATGCTGTAAGCACTCTCGGTGGTCCTATTTCGTTTTCTTGCCGCAAACTGGGCTCCAAGTTGATGGGCACTTTTATTGGCTTTTGTCGCAATTGTGGGTGCATCGATACAATTTTTGGCAGCTGGACATTTTGTCAGTCGTCGAAGGATTGTCAGGATATCACCATGTCGATTTTTGAACGACGTGATGTCCTGAGACGTTATGGGCTACCCGAGATGCGAAAGGAACGCATCAAAGATCATTTGTATATACGTAGTAAATTTGGCAAACTGGAGAAGGAGCATCAAGCACACACTGCGCAACCACATGCAGCAGTCTCACATcaatcttttaaaattatttaattagttttctttatgctttcgtttatttttatatggtTCTTGAATATACATTTAGTATTGCTGATATTGACGTTTGTGACGACTGATGAAGGACATGGCATAGCCTATGGATCGCTTTACGCAGTGCTCGTCCATTTGCTCATCTGTTTTGCACTGTCTCAAGCGATCAACAACGTAATCCACAATATTTTTTCTCATTTGCTCGTTGTCAATGCTGTCCAAACGATTCTCCACCTTGTGTATCAGCAAGTGGGCAGCGGGATAATCGGCGACGTCGCAGGGCCACATCTccgagtgtctgtgtgtccaGCTTGGACGGACGTATTCGTCACTTTCCACGTAATCCTCATATTGACGCCAGCTGGCTGCCTGAGCCAGTGCCAAGCTGCAGACGATAAGTAACGAGAGCGAAACTGAGTTCATTGTTTAAATGTTCTCAATTAAAACGAGTACTAATTTAAATGCGGTAATTATGCTTCGTATTTATAGAGCAGCATTTGCTGAATTTGCAGTGACTTGTGCCATTTAAGTTCTGTACTTTGATTTgtacaataaaatacatatatgctgACATATGCTGAATTTACTTTCGCTTATGTGTGCGCATTTATTCAAACGCATCAGCTGTGCGCGCGTAAGTTTTTCGATAGCAAGCGATAACTAGCGAAGCGAAACAGCTGTTCTTACGCGATTTACCAACACTCTCAACACAAAAATTCACTACGCTACGCGAAGTTGCTCCAGCAAgcaacacagagagagagtttcGGTTTCTTTgaatcaaaaataaacaaattataattacaagGCATTAGTGCAAACAGTGATAAGGTGCAAATGCTAACAAAATGGGCAATCAATTGGTTGGCATTGCACCCTCGCAGATCTATGCAGTGGAACACTACTTTTCAGGCCAGTTTGGCAATGAAATCATTTTCGACTTGAAGTGAGTACACACAGTTAACAAACAGCTGGTTACGCCTTAcgctttatatatatatgtatgtacaatatatttttatctacAATGCATCATTCCCACCCCCTACACTTGCAGTATGGGCAGCACGCGATTCTTTAAAGTTGCTAAAGCCAAAACAGAGGAAGGTTTAATTGTGGTCAAAGTGTTTGTCAAACATGATCCCACTCTACCGCTGGAGGATCACAAGGAACGTTTAGAGAGCATCAAGAAAACCTTAACGCTTGCCAATGCGGTCAACTGTTTGCCCTTTCAACGAGTGGAGGTTTGTCTATCAAAATATCTATAATTTATGCTCATTACTCATTATCTTTATTTGACAGCTGATCGATAAGGCAGCCTACATAATGCGAGAGTATGTAAAGCACAGTCTTTACGATCGTGTCTCCACTCGACCATTTCTTACGGTGCTGGAGAAGAAGTGGATTACCTTTCAAATACTGTGCGCTCTGAACCAGTGTCACAAGCAAAAGATTTGCCATGGTGATATTAAGCTGGAGAACATTTTAATCACTTCTTGGAATTGGATTTTATTGTCAGATTTTGCTTCATTCAAGCCAACTTATCTGCCCGAAGATAATCCAGCTGATTACACATATTTCTTTGATACAAGTCGACGACGCACTTGTTATATTGCTCCTGAGCGTTTTGTAAAGACTTTGTCCGCCGAGGATGATCCCAACAATGGCAATATGTCGGTGATTCACTCTGATTCAATTATTCGTGTGCCGCCTTCATATGCGGGTAACACTTTGCTGCCTGCCATGGACATCTTTTCAGCTGggtaagtatttattttatatattcgtTCCATTTAGAAGAATATAAAATCTACGTATTTGTTTACGGATTTTATTAACACTGATTGAAGTTTGTgtgtttactttatttaatgaTATTGCTGTTTATTTTCCAGTTGCGCCTTGCTTGAGCTCTGGACTGAGGGCACAGCTCCTTTTGAGCTGTCCCAACTGCTCGCTTATAGAGCTGGTGATCGTGAACTGGTAAAGAAGCATCTGGCTGGCATTGAGAACGAACGTTTGCGTAATTTGCTTGCCTCCATGATTGACATTAATTCGCTGAACCGCAAGAGTGCCGAGGATTATTTGGATCAGGAGCGAGGCAAACTATTCCCGGAATATTTCTACTCATTTCTGCAGTCTTACTTGCAAATGTTCTCATCGACGCCCATCATGTCGCCCGATGACAAGATACAATGTCTGCACAAGGACATTGGTCACTGCATCAAGGTGCTGACACAAGCCGAGGATTTGACGCCCAGTGAGGATGACGAAGAGCAGCAGACTCAAGAGAAAAGGGATCCAAAGCGATGTGAACGTTTGCCACCCGAGCAGGATGGCTTGATACTAATCATCACAGTGGTCACTTCGTGCACTCGAGGACTGAAACAGTCCAACACAAAAATAGCAGcactgcaactgctgcaaaaaCTATCCAAGTACACCACATCCGAGACCATATTGGATCGCATATTGCCCTACATTGTaagctatatattttaatggaaGTAGAaagtatatattaattatttcattccAATTTGTGTAGCTCAATTTGGCGGAGAACTCACCAGCCAAGGTTCAAGTGCAGGCGATTGAGACCTTGACTGCCTGTCTTAGCATGGTGAAGGACATTCCGCGCAGCGATGCCAACGTTTTTCCCGAATACATACTGCCTTACATCACGGATCTGGCCAGCGATTCAAGTGCTGTCATTGTGCGCGTGGCTTTTGCTCGCAATATTGCTGCGCTGGCCAAGAGCGCTGTTTACTTTCTGGAGGAGACGCAGCGCAATGCACCCAACGATATGCCCACACCACGTTACGAGGCGGAGCTGAATGCACTGCACGATATTGTGCGGCAGGCGGTGCTTAGTTTGCTCACCGACACGCAGCCCATTGTCAAGCAGACGCTGATGGAGTCGGGCATCTGCGATCTGTGCGCATTCTTTGGGAAGGAGAAGGCCAACGATGTGATACTATCACACATTATGACTTTCCTCAATGATGAGGATAAGAATCTGCGAGGTGCTTTCTACGATAACATCGCTGGCGTTGCAGGCTATGTGGGTTGGCAGGCCTCGGATATATTGGTGCCACTGCTACAGCAAGGATTCTCGGATCGCGAAGAGTTTGTCATCGCTAAAGCCATCAGAGCTGTAACTATACTCATTGAGTTGGGTCACATTCGCAAGCCAACTGTGACGGAGATTGTCAAGGAGACCGCCTGCTATTTGTGCCATCCTAATTTATGGATACGTCATGAGATTTGTGGCATGATTGCGACCACGGCGCGCAACTTGAGCGCCATTGATGTACAGTGCAAGATTATGCCTGCCATTGGCATGTATTTGAAGGCGCCACTCATTCAAGTGGAGAAACCGCACATACTGCTCGATTGCCTACAGCCGCCTATTCCCAGGCAGATCTTCGACAGCGTGCTGCGCTTCTCAGACATTCATCCCTTCTATGGCGCTCTGGATGAACGTGTGCGTCAACGCATGGCTGCTCGAGACGGCGCTCAGCCGCAGTACGAAGACATGGGACAAACTCTGCGCAATGTAAGTGCTTTGGTGATTTTGGTTGTTCCAAGTGAACCACTCACATTTCCAAAACACTACAGCTTTTCAGACGCCTCACCTCGGAGGGACTGACGGAAACGATTGAGCTGCAATTGCTGGAGATGAGTCCGTTTATCATTTCGCAGAAGCATAAGACTATGCAAGATCTGGATGATCCGGCATCAGGAAATGGACGCATTGTCGTCAGTCGCAAACATGTAGCGTGTCATGAATATCCATTGGCGGATAAGGTCAACAAGTTGCCGCTGGACAATCgtaagcaaattgaaattatactTTTAAATGGAAATATCAAATATGGACTATTTTAGGTGCAAGCGATGCCCATGTTCCCACTTTGGTGTCGCCCGCTTCGGATGCAGCCGTCACGCCCCACATTGTGCTAGCTGCTGGCTCCTCTGGCAGTCCCGCCTCCGGAGTCATGATGCTGGGCGTACCGACAACAACAGTGAGCACAGCCACCTCGCTGGGCGAATATACGATGCCGGATCGTAATTATTCGCTCGAACGTTCGTCCGAGTGCTGCAAGGATCTGGAATCCCTGACGTTGAAGATCAAGCGGCGCTATAATGTGCTCGCTTTGTCGCAGCGTTGCAACTACGACAAGCTGGTGACGCCGTATCCGTCCAATTGGCGTATGAATGGCACGCTTGTGGCGCATCTTCACGAGCATTCCGAGTCGGTAATTAAACTGGCGCCACTGCGCCCTGATGGATCGTTGTTTGCTAGCGGCAGCATCGATGGCACTGTCAGACTATGGGACTGCAGCAAACTCAATGGCAATCAGGGCATCAACAAGTCACGTCAAGTGTATTCAGCGTTGACGCCCATCTATGCGCTGGCTGCTTGTGATGCAGGACAATCATTGGCAGTGGGTGGCAAGGATGGTAGTCTACTCATTATGCGCATTGACCGAAACTCTACCAAGATGACGCTGCAGCAGGCATTGGATCAGAAGTAATTGAATCTATTATATCCCTAATTGAGCTACATTCATTAATTACACTTCTTGATTTATAGTGAGCATAACGATGGACCCGTTGTGGACATGCATGCCTATGATCAGGCGGCGCAGAGCGTCATTGTCTATGCCACGCTCTATGGTGGCATTGTCGCCTGGGACACGCGCATGCAGCACAGCGCCTGGCGGTTGCAGAATGAGCTGCGTCATGGCGTCATTACCACCATTTGTGCCGATCCCACGGGATCTTGGTTGGCCACTGGTACCAGCGGTGGCAAGCACATTTGCTGGGATCTGCGCTTCCGACTGCCCATCACTGAGATTAAGCATCCCGCCGACTCGTGGATTCGCAAAGTCGCTTGTCATCCCACAGAGCCATCTTATTTGATCTCGGCCTCGCAGTCCAATAACGAGGTGTCCGTCTGGAACATTGAGACGGGCCAACGGCAGACAGTGCTCTGGGCTAGCCCGGCACCAGTTTTGACCAACACCAGTCTCAATGATCCGGCGACATCTTGTGGCATTCTGAGTGGCGTCGTCGATGGTTCGCCATTCATATTGACAGGTAGTTCAGATCAGCGTATTCGCTACTGGGATCTGGGTGCGCCAAAGAACTCTTCACTTAAGGTTCCAGCTACCAATGATAATTTGACAAATCTGACCTTTAACTACAGGTATGGAAATTATTTAGCTTTACTATCCTGAATTATCACTAACTTATTTGTGAATTTTCGTAGCTCTCGGTTAATTGATGGCAGCCAGGTAATTGAGGAGCAAATCATTCCGAAAAACAGTGCCGGCGATTCACAGCAGATGCGCTCATCTATAGAGGAAAGTCCCCGATCTGGACCGGATATGCCCAAAGCCACCCACCATGATGCTATAACCGATCTGCTGATGTGTAAGGATAAGGGACAAATTTATATAGCGTCGGCATCGCGCGACGGCGTCATCAAGCTTTGGAAATAGACtataatttaatacattttatctGTGATTagtcaaattaaatattcataaccTTCATAGCCACATACAACAtctgtgttttattttatgtttacattttgctgtacgttaatttcaaattcactGTTGCATTACAGTGCATCGGCAATTTCCTTGTGCCCAGCATTGCCAGACTGCTAACAGCTTGAAATTGTCCCTAGCTGGGGACAACGCGCCAAGCGATCTCGACGTGGTGGCAACTTCAAATGCCTATTTGTCGAGGTGACAACCCTGCGTTTAAAGAAGCGACGCCGCAGCCAACTTCACATTTTGTTGGAAACTGCAGCTGGCGctgtttttcgcttttgtaTCTTTGCAAGCGCCGTTAGGAGCAGAGCGGCCTAGCGTCTTACgtgaaaaaagttaaatttgtGAAGAGATTAGAAAGAAGACATTGAAAAATTACAGACTGTCTCAAACCAAAATAGTTTCGCTcacaaattaaacaacaactcAAGTAACtagcaacaagcagcagcaaactaaAAAACGGAtaagaaacataaaaaaaagaacgcgCACGCAGTCGCTGTGAATAGCAGGACGACAACGCGAGGGTCGcaaagcaaccacaacaacaacaactggaacggaactacgacaacaacaattacaaccaACACAATTCAAAATGGCGCCCACCAAAGGTACCACTCGCACTGCTGCAGCGAATAACCAAGCTATACTATCCATTGCGGGCGGCTTGCGGGCCAAAGGGCTGACGACGCGTCGCGCAGCCGCCGCCAATCATAATATTGATGCAAATGTAGAGAATATGCAGACGCGCGCTAAACGCAAGGCCGACAACAGCCCCATAAAGAATGATAAGATCAAGCGTTCCGCGCTCGGCAATTTGACCAATAATGTTAAGGTAATGACGCTGCATcccaacgacgacgatgccaagcagcagcagcccaagAAGCCGACGGCACGACAACTGCAGGCGCTTGTGGATGCGAAGAATAATGACAAACTTAGTGTATTGGCGCCAGCTAATGGCCCCATTGTGATTAAAGCGCCATCTACCGCAAATTTGCAGCCAGCTGATCTTGTGCCCATTGTGCTATCAACAACACAATTGACAAAAACGGCActagctgctgcagcagcagcagctggagtaACAACGactacaaacaaaataatgacGCGCGCTGCATCCAAGTTGGATGATCATCAGGTTGATCCCGCTGAACAGCTGGAGAAGTATCATCGCCTGCTAGACAAGTGGGAGGAGGCCAGCAAACGTCGCATTCCCCATGCAGCACCTATGCCCGTGCTGCCAGTACAAGCCAAACAACAGCAGgaacaacagaagcagcaacaacagccaaagTTGCCCGCTCCGCCGCCGCCGGTAAATGCTGTGAAGCCGACGCGTCGCATCTCGAATGATTTCAATAAGACTGAAGAGAGCTTGTACATGTCCGCCTTGGAGGATGTGTCCAGCTGCGAATCGATGCGCCTGTCTGGCAACTTTGAGGCAGTGCGTCGTCGTTCTGCcaaattgcagcaacaacaaaagactgaacaacaacagctaaccAACAAATCGCCCACTGAGGAGGCGGTGCTCAAGGCCTCGGCTGCTGCGGCTATGGTGGCCATTCAAGCCCCGGTGCC includes the following:
- the LOC132787535 gene encoding delta-1-pyrroline-5-carboxylate dehydrogenase, mitochondrial translates to MMSKMALGTVSNRLSALQRLVVSAKRALPSLGRQHSHYAIEKEYFDLMPIYNEKVLDYKTGSEERKQVKLALAQILNRIEPVPIVIDDVEMYQECDKVQILPYNRDHYIARYSYASAATIEDAIDLAAHAQIEWNKVKLSKRIAIWEKAADLIAGKYRFKIVAAIMLGQGKTLMQADMDVAELVDVLRINPIYLRDLANYEPANLNPDVCRNQMVLRGLNGFVAAITPFNYTSIAANLAYTPALMGNAVLWKPSDSALLSNWYVFQAMREAGVSDGVVNFVPARPTTFSKVVTRSSKLAGIHFTGTSSVLKILWRMVADKIDIYDHYPRLACECGGKNFHFVHTSADPNDVIACTIRAAFEYAGQKCSSCSMLYVPKSMWESRIKQPLLHITQQLFVSEATYCDCFFSAVINQAAFDRIFTYLRYIHNDPKCELLIGGRGSKTKGYYIDPTIVQVHDLDNFLCKDELMAPILCVYVYEDNQVEQTMEKVAQINHGLTASVFATDSKFIKQACDAFRCNVGTLNINDKCTGSKVGQQPFGGGAISGTNEKMGSPQYLLRWTSPQILKESLVPHTNIYYPYMELGSNELKRATLESRETSTKVEH
- the LOC132786130 gene encoding uncharacterized protein LOC132786130 isoform X2; its protein translation is MFGWRFVQRKIQLTIICLLLLLCFSFMPSDANKMQKQSHTLPHNEASNIKNRIDVHRLYNAYRDRVKEVGDEAKHAGGLIAEHTAVAEEDNGDSIVPKSLKTDVGSGVKSSLIEKDLTAKRPQLITSPVASLEQVDQSQIEELKCVPKQKPKDLEVKPVDKEHSEPEVKGMVILKMDLPSKDKSELSKTNKEEQNAAERRIAELNRVYKEFVSAWKKPNSDPKRTNFFSNKPIRLSALNELMNVVENLKQPHTMDDFVKAIDDEMNREREGLISNDKLNSKVDNIKRMSRNILAREISKDVKTGGLYEQYKTKLNEILKAPAKSLPKELSSCHCDAKKSPTLAVDSTTNTQSQCHCDASRFALAADPAKLTQCQCEEMKNSASLTGTVDGKSDKGNDYFQALEACMQLNKQKKIANGGPKPYYINNSKQRQMVWNDIPLVSKQKVAQKEPINNSDNRQTNVKTKSKSEKTNAATLNKNQKQLLHLLKVLQAKHQAVHKRGLEATGIGFPQVLVNQPAQQPPQQLGNRMIDNMAKQLNVLPLEMAQRIATSSGSSSQLYPLPSNSASQTIGYQTPNKITPEVQQQQQPPANVAPMLEKILTRLQTMQDTNFNRAVEMWAADRLPCCFAEPADG
- the LOC132786130 gene encoding uncharacterized protein LOC132786130 isoform X1, producing the protein MFGWRFVQRKIQLTIICLLLLLCFSFMPSDANKMQKQSHTLPHNEASNIKNRIDVHRLYNAYRDRVKEVGDEAKHAGGLIAEHTAVAEEDNGDSIVPKSLKTDVGSGVKSSLIEKDLTAKRPQLITSPVASLEQVDQSQIEELKCVPKQKPKDLEVKPVDKEHSEPEVKGMVILKMDLPSKDKSELSKTNKEEQNAAERRIAELNRVYKEFVSAWKKPNSDPKRTNFFSNKPIRLSALNELMNVVENLKQPHTMDDFVKAIDDEMNREREGLISNDKLNSKVDNIKRMSRNILAREISKDVKTGGLYEQYKTKLNEILKAPAKSLPKELSSCHCDAKKSPTLAVDSTTNTQSQCHCDASRFALAADPAKLTQCQCEEMKNSASLTGTVDGKSDKGNDYFQALEACMQLNKQKKIANGGPKPYYINNSKQRQMVWNDIPLVSKQKVAQKEPINNSDNRQTNVKTKSKSEKTNAATLNKNQKQLLHLLKVLQAKHQAVHKRGLEATGIGFPQVLVNQPAQQPPQQLGNRMIDNMAKQLNVLPLEMAQRIATSSGSSSQLYPLPSNSASQTIGYQTPNKITPEVQQQQQPPANVAPMLEKILTRLQTMQDTNFNRAVEMWAADRLPCCFAEPADGAPCELTGSWESLLLGVRINIVDEHRVINQAPKPICAQPRVRRQCVKLTPSQIRERFKEGELKALNITIEETLPPRPHELIENISDWIFTGHAVSTLGGPISFSCRKLGSKLMGTFIGFCRNCGCIDTIFGSWTFCQSSKDCQDITMSIFERRDVLRRYGLPEMRKERIKDHLYIRSKFGKLEKEHQAHTAQPHAAVSHQSFKII
- the LOC132786138 gene encoding uncharacterized protein LOC132786138; this encodes MNSVSLSLLIVCSLALAQAASWRQYEDYVESDEYVRPSWTHRHSEMWPCDVADYPAAHLLIHKVENRLDSIDNEQMRKNIVDYVVDRLRQCKTDEQMDEHCVKRSIGYAMSFISRHKRQYQQY
- the LOC132786129 gene encoding phosphoinositide 3-kinase regulatory subunit 4; the encoded protein is MGNQLVGIAPSQIYAVEHYFSGQFGNEIIFDLNMGSTRFFKVAKAKTEEGLIVVKVFVKHDPTLPLEDHKERLESIKKTLTLANAVNCLPFQRVELIDKAAYIMREYVKHSLYDRVSTRPFLTVLEKKWITFQILCALNQCHKQKICHGDIKLENILITSWNWILLSDFASFKPTYLPEDNPADYTYFFDTSRRRTCYIAPERFVKTLSAEDDPNNGNMSVIHSDSIIRVPPSYAGNTLLPAMDIFSAGCALLELWTEGTAPFELSQLLAYRAGDRELVKKHLAGIENERLRNLLASMIDINSLNRKSAEDYLDQERGKLFPEYFYSFLQSYLQMFSSTPIMSPDDKIQCLHKDIGHCIKVLTQAEDLTPSEDDEEQQTQEKRDPKRCERLPPEQDGLILIITVVTSCTRGLKQSNTKIAALQLLQKLSKYTTSETILDRILPYILNLAENSPAKVQVQAIETLTACLSMVKDIPRSDANVFPEYILPYITDLASDSSAVIVRVAFARNIAALAKSAVYFLEETQRNAPNDMPTPRYEAELNALHDIVRQAVLSLLTDTQPIVKQTLMESGICDLCAFFGKEKANDVILSHIMTFLNDEDKNLRGAFYDNIAGVAGYVGWQASDILVPLLQQGFSDREEFVIAKAIRAVTILIELGHIRKPTVTEIVKETACYLCHPNLWIRHEICGMIATTARNLSAIDVQCKIMPAIGMYLKAPLIQVEKPHILLDCLQPPIPRQIFDSVLRFSDIHPFYGALDERVRQRMAARDGAQPQYEDMGQTLRNLFRRLTSEGLTETIELQLLEMSPFIISQKHKTMQDLDDPASGNGRIVVSRKHVACHEYPLADKVNKLPLDNRASDAHVPTLVSPASDAAVTPHIVLAAGSSGSPASGVMMLGVPTTTVSTATSLGEYTMPDRNYSLERSSECCKDLESLTLKIKRRYNVLALSQRCNYDKLVTPYPSNWRMNGTLVAHLHEHSESVIKLAPLRPDGSLFASGSIDGTVRLWDCSKLNGNQGINKSRQVYSALTPIYALAACDAGQSLAVGGKDGSLLIMRIDRNSTKMTLQQALDQNEHNDGPVVDMHAYDQAAQSVIVYATLYGGIVAWDTRMQHSAWRLQNELRHGVITTICADPTGSWLATGTSGGKHICWDLRFRLPITEIKHPADSWIRKVACHPTEPSYLISASQSNNEVSVWNIETGQRQTVLWASPAPVLTNTSLNDPATSCGILSGVVDGSPFILTGSSDQRIRYWDLGAPKNSSLKVPATNDNLTNLTFNYSSRLIDGSQVIEEQIIPKNSAGDSQQMRSSIEESPRSGPDMPKATHHDAITDLLMCKDKGQIYIASASRDGVIKLWK